The Halorientalis sp. IM1011 genome window below encodes:
- a CDS encoding heme-copper oxidase subunit III has protein sequence MGETAHATHHEGEHRSRWPFVAAIGAGALYAGLGLAVLATAADVFPTVVAAAVALLGIVGLCVGLAGWVVEAFLGERVGRGHGRIYRLATVCFLGTDVATFGAGFVYYFFVRAGAWPPTHLPDLLGSLVLVNTAILLASSVTLHYAHHALSAGHQRRFRALLGVTVALGAVFLAGQAYEYYELLVVEGFGLQTGVFGSAFYGLTGLHGFHVFLGVVVLAVVFGRALRGAYGAGRDTSVATASLYWHFVDAVWLFLVVVLYVGAAVGV, from the coding sequence ATGGGCGAGACTGCGCACGCGACGCATCACGAGGGCGAACACCGGAGTCGGTGGCCGTTCGTGGCGGCCATCGGCGCGGGCGCGCTGTACGCTGGGCTGGGACTCGCCGTCCTCGCGACGGCGGCCGACGTCTTCCCGACGGTGGTCGCCGCCGCCGTTGCACTCCTGGGCATAGTCGGGCTCTGCGTGGGACTGGCCGGCTGGGTCGTCGAGGCCTTTCTCGGAGAGCGGGTCGGCCGCGGCCACGGCCGGATCTACCGGCTGGCGACGGTCTGCTTTCTCGGGACGGACGTGGCGACGTTCGGCGCGGGGTTCGTCTACTACTTCTTCGTCCGGGCCGGCGCGTGGCCGCCGACCCACCTCCCCGATCTACTGGGATCGCTCGTGCTGGTGAACACCGCCATCCTGCTGGCCAGCAGCGTCACGCTGCACTACGCCCACCACGCGCTATCGGCGGGGCACCAGCGCCGGTTTCGCGCCCTGCTCGGCGTCACGGTCGCGCTCGGTGCGGTCTTTCTGGCCGGCCAGGCCTACGAGTACTACGAACTGCTCGTCGTGGAGGGCTTTGGCCTCCAAACTGGTGTATTCGGCAGCGCGTTCTACGGCCTGACCGGACTCCACGGATTTCACGTCTTCCTCGGCGTCGTCGTTCTGGCAGTGGTGTTCGGCCGAGCCCTCCGGGGCGCGTACGGCGCTGGACGGGACACCTCTGTGGCGACGGCGTCGCTGTACTGGCACTTCGTCGACGCCGTCTGGCTCTTTCTGGTGGTCGTGTTGTACGTCGGGGCGGCGGTGGGGGTGTGA
- a CDS encoding biotin/lipoate A/B protein ligase family protein: MTDLADREWRLIREEAREGPMNMALDEIAAETAAAGGPRTVRVYQWEPSTLSLGYNQDSDTIDWEYCEREGITVTRRPTGGGGIYHDYHGDISYSIVAPATELPGDLMDCYGLLCEPIMDAFEAMGVPAIFAEEERPAVYQPACYLRELHPAHDVVSATDRRKLSGNAQYRRKDSVIQHGSLTYAGRPERHLAVFAGHDVTVDEFEDRVGAIEDYADRSREAAVETLTDALATWADAEAGAWTDDELARARERAETKYRSEEWVRDGTDPI; the protein is encoded by the coding sequence ATGACCGACCTCGCCGACCGAGAGTGGCGGCTGATCCGCGAGGAGGCCCGCGAGGGGCCGATGAACATGGCGCTGGACGAGATCGCGGCCGAGACCGCCGCCGCGGGTGGCCCGCGCACGGTCAGAGTCTACCAGTGGGAACCCAGCACCCTCTCGCTGGGGTACAACCAGGACTCCGATACTATCGACTGGGAGTACTGCGAGCGCGAGGGAATCACCGTCACCCGGCGACCGACCGGTGGCGGGGGAATTTACCACGACTATCATGGGGACATCTCCTACTCGATCGTCGCGCCGGCCACGGAACTCCCGGGCGATCTGATGGACTGTTACGGACTGCTCTGTGAGCCGATCATGGACGCCTTCGAGGCCATGGGCGTGCCGGCGATCTTCGCCGAGGAGGAGCGCCCGGCCGTCTATCAGCCGGCGTGTTACCTCCGGGAACTCCACCCGGCCCACGACGTGGTGTCGGCCACAGATAGGCGCAAACTCAGCGGCAACGCCCAGTACCGGCGCAAGGACAGCGTCATCCAGCACGGGTCGCTCACCTACGCCGGGCGACCCGAGCGCCACCTCGCCGTCTTCGCGGGCCACGACGTGACCGTCGACGAGTTCGAGGACCGTGTCGGCGCTATCGAGGACTACGCCGATCGCTCTCGCGAGGCGGCCGTCGAGACGCTGACGGACGCGCTCGCGACGTGGGCCGACGCCGAGGCGGGGGCGTGGACCGACGACGAACTCGCCAGGGCGCGGGAACGTGCCGAGACGAAGTATCGATCGGAGGAGTGGGTCAGAGACGGGACGGACCCGATCTGA
- a CDS encoding TVP38/TMEM64 family protein produces MAERQSTSVFESRAARRRFVAAAALLVLAVAGLWLFVREYLPILTDSGALRRFVEEWGVFAPVVFVAVQAIQVVVAPIPGQVTAFASGYLFGSVLGTVYSMVGVTIGSAIAFWLSRRYGRPFVASVVRDDLLARFDGFVDEAGTVSLFLIFLVPGLPDDVLCFVGGLTDIDLWKLVTISFLGRLPAYVLVNVSGSGLAEENVRLTAVTLLVLFAGSVWGILNRDRLLSWVAE; encoded by the coding sequence ATGGCCGAGAGGCAATCGACCAGCGTGTTCGAGTCACGAGCGGCACGCCGGCGCTTCGTCGCGGCGGCGGCGCTCCTCGTCCTCGCGGTCGCCGGCCTCTGGCTGTTCGTTCGGGAGTATCTGCCGATCCTCACGGACAGCGGAGCGCTCCGTCGGTTCGTCGAGGAGTGGGGCGTCTTCGCGCCAGTCGTGTTCGTCGCCGTCCAGGCGATCCAGGTCGTCGTCGCGCCGATCCCGGGGCAGGTGACGGCCTTCGCCAGCGGCTACCTGTTCGGGAGCGTCCTCGGAACCGTCTACAGCATGGTCGGCGTGACGATCGGGAGTGCCATCGCGTTCTGGCTGTCGCGCCGGTACGGCCGCCCCTTCGTAGCGAGCGTCGTCCGGGACGACCTGCTGGCGCGGTTCGACGGCTTCGTCGACGAAGCCGGGACAGTGAGCCTGTTCCTGATCTTCCTCGTCCCGGGTCTGCCCGACGACGTCCTCTGTTTCGTCGGCGGCCTGACCGACATCGATCTCTGGAAACTCGTCACGATCTCCTTTCTCGGTCGCCTGCCGGCGTACGTCCTGGTCAACGTCTCCGGTTCGGGGCTGGCCGAGGAGAACGTGCGCCTGACCGCCGTGACGCTACTGGTCCTGTTCGCGGGCTCGGTGTGGGGCATTTTGAACCGTGATCGACTGCTCTCGTGGGTGGCCGAGTGA
- a CDS encoding serine/threonine-protein kinase RIO2: MVENVAPLMRELEPEDFHLLSGIEQGMRFSEWVARGKLPEFSRLSPENVDYRLDRCEDRGLVERKTIQYQGFKLTFEGYDALALHSFIERETVEEFGSPLGVGKESDVYEVRSYKPLALKYHREGYTNFREVMKERDYTSDRDHVSWQYTARKAAEREYDALESLYPDVSVPRPIDQNRHAIVMEKIDATELSRTKLEPEQVVPILDLILAELATAYDEGYVHADMSEYNVFVGGDGVTVFDWPQAVPTDHENSRELLARDVENIVGYFQRKYPSHVDTVDTDAVAAAVAESRFETVDDHRE; this comes from the coding sequence ATGGTCGAAAACGTCGCTCCGCTAATGCGAGAGCTCGAACCCGAGGACTTCCACCTGCTCTCGGGCATCGAGCAGGGGATGCGCTTCTCGGAGTGGGTGGCCCGGGGGAAGCTCCCGGAGTTCTCGCGGCTCTCGCCGGAGAACGTCGACTACCGGCTCGACCGGTGTGAGGACCGGGGACTGGTCGAGCGAAAGACGATCCAGTATCAGGGGTTCAAGCTCACCTTCGAGGGGTACGACGCGCTCGCGCTGCACAGCTTCATCGAACGCGAGACCGTCGAGGAGTTCGGTTCGCCCCTCGGCGTGGGCAAGGAGAGCGACGTGTACGAGGTCCGCTCCTACAAACCGCTGGCCCTGAAGTACCACCGCGAAGGGTACACCAACTTCCGGGAAGTGATGAAAGAGCGCGACTACACCTCCGACCGGGATCACGTCTCCTGGCAGTACACCGCGCGCAAGGCCGCAGAACGGGAGTACGACGCCCTCGAAAGCCTCTATCCCGACGTGAGCGTCCCGCGGCCGATCGATCAGAACCGCCACGCCATCGTGATGGAGAAGATCGACGCCACCGAGCTCTCCCGGACGAAACTCGAACCCGAGCAGGTCGTCCCCATCCTGGATCTGATCCTCGCGGAACTGGCGACTGCCTACGACGAGGGATACGTCCACGCCGATATGAGCGAGTACAACGTCTTCGTCGGCGGTGACGGCGTGACCGTCTTCGACTGGCCTCAGGCCGTCCCGACCGACCACGAGAACAGCCGCGAGCTCCTCGCGCGCGACGTGGAGAACATCGTCGGCTACTTCCAGCGGAAGTACCCCAGCCACGTCGACACCGTCGATACCGACGCGGTCGCGGCTGCCGTCGCCGAGAGCCGGTTCGAGACCGTCGACGACCACCGCGAGTAG